The following proteins come from a genomic window of Gossypium raimondii isolate GPD5lz chromosome 5, ASM2569854v1, whole genome shotgun sequence:
- the LOC105770756 gene encoding patatin-like protein 7, translated as MALLINEVDSLTNQIFSILENKFLFGAHENNAAAKTREEDHLKSGNQLSGKVRILSIDSGSFSDGILAAQSLLTLQTFLRQKSGNPNVVIAQYFDVVAGSGAGAILAALLFTRAENGAPIFTADQALQFLLKNRRKLFPSSPQGIFRRLFRPSKVKKLLSKTFGELTLKDTLKPILIPCYDLCSNAPFLFSRADALEMDGYDFKMKDVCYATSADPTVVGAVRMKSVDERTKILAVEGGVAMNNPAAAAITHVLNNKQEFPFCNGVEDLLVLSLGNGESGFGSGDPTLTPPPTRFLRIAGEGASDMVDQAVSMAFGGTGNGSKYVRIQGTPNVKPNSESDAVMSVTKEMLGQRNVESHLFKGKKRSEVTNLEKLEMMGGELIKEQERRKTGILPTVVLKQKQSAATPRTSSASATTISSTPSSWSLDHQN; from the exons ATGGCTCTTCTAATTAACGAAGTCGACTCCCTTACTAACCAGATCTTCTCCATCcttgaaaacaaatttcttttcgGTGCTCACGAGAATAATGCTGCTGCAAAAACCCGTGAAGAAGATCACTTGAAATCTGGAAATCAGCTTTCCGGGAAAGTAAGAATCCTATCCATTGACAGTGGGAGCTTTTCCGATGGTATATTGGCCGCCCAGTCCCTCCTTACCCTCCAGACTTTTCTCCGTCAAAAGTCGGGGAATCCCAATGTCGTCATTGCCCAGTATTTCGACGTTGTTGCAGGCTCTGGTGCTGGTGCGATTCTCGCCGCATTGTTGTTTACTCGCGCTGAAAACGGCGCTCCCATTTTTACTGCCGACCAAGCTCTTCAGTTCCTTCTGAAAAACCGTCGGAAACTCTTTCCCTCCTCGCCTCAGGGAATATTCCGTCGACTTTTCCGTCCATCGAAGGTGAAGAAACTGTTGAGCAAAACTTTCGGGGAGCTGACTTTGAAAGATACCTTGAAGCCGATTTTGATACCCTGCTACGATCTCTGTTCCAACGCGCCATTCTTGTTTTCCCGCGCTGATGCATTGGAAATGGACGGTTATGATTTCAAGATGAAAGACGTGTGCTACGCAACGTCGGCTGATCCGACGGTTGTGGGAGCAGTGCGAATGAAGTCAGTGGATGAGAGGACGAAGATCCTGGCGGTAGAAGGTGGGGTGGCCATGAACAATCCAGCTGCGGCGGCGATAACACACGTGCTGAATAATAAGCAGGAGTTCCCGTTTTGTAATGGGGTGGAGGATCTTTTGGTCCTGTCTTTGGGGAATGGAGAGTCCGGTTTCGGTTCCGGCGACCCTACTCTGACTCCCCCCCCGACAAGGTTTCTTAGAATCGCCGGCGAGGGAGCTTCCGATATG GTTGATCAAGCAGTATCAATGGCATTCGGAGGAACTGGAAATGGAAGCAAGTACGTGAGAATTCAGGGGACCCCTAACGTTAAGCCAAATAGTGAAAGCGATGCAGTGATGAGCGTTACAAAGGAGATGCTGGGTCAAAGAAACGTGGAGTCGCATCTTTTCAAAGGGAAAAAGAGGAGTGAGGTGACGAATTTGGAGAAACTGGAGATGATGGGAGGTGAGTTAATCAAAGAGCAAGAAAGGAGGAAAACCGGCATCCTCCCCACGGTGGTGTTGAAGCAGAAGCAGTCAGCGGCAACGCCCAGAACCTCATCGGCCTCCGCCACCACAATTTCTTCAACTCCGTCTTCATGGTCGTTAGaccatcaaaattaa
- the LOC128041353 gene encoding secreted RxLR effector protein 161-like: MKPNAKICAHEGKDLEDATMYRQLVRSIIYLTLTRPNISFAVGVMSRYMQHPKKPHLEVVRRILRYVKNTAGYGIMHKRGGGCKLVGYCDADYAGDHDTRRSTTGYVFMLGSGVISWCSKIQPTVSFSTTEAEYQAAAMAAQESSWLMQLIEDLHQPISYPIPLYCDNLSAIRLVENLIFYARTKHVEVHYHFIREKVLQEEIELKHVRTKNKAADLFTKGLSGNKFESFYHQLGEANKEEADVEGEY, translated from the coding sequence ATGAAGCCAAACGCCAAAATATGTGCTCATGAAGGGAAAGATTTAGAAGATGCTACAATGTACCGGCAGTTGGTAAGAAGTATTATCTACTTAACTTTAACAAGACCAAATATTTCTTTTGCAGTTGGTGTGATGAGTCGGTACATGCAACATCCAAAGAAGCCTCATTTGGAAGTAGTTCGTCGAATTCTGAGATATGTGAAGAATACGGCAGGCTATGGTATTATGCACAAAAGAGGTGGAGGTTGTAAACTAGTTGGCTATTGTGATGCTGACTATGCAGGTGACCATGATACTCGACGCTCAACTACCGGGTATGTTTTTATGCTTGGGTCGGGAGTAATTTCTTGGTGTAGTAAAATACAACCAACAGTGTCTTTTTCAACCACCGAAGCGGAGTACCAAGCAGCAGCGATGGCAGCTCAAGAGAGCAGTTGGCTTATGCAACTAATAGAGGACTTGCATCAACCAATAAGTTATCCGATTCCTCTGTATTGCGATAATTTGTCAGCAATACGTTTGGTAGAGaatctaattttttatgcaAGAACTAAGCATGTAGAGGTGCATTACCACTTTATCCGAGAGAAAGTCTTGCAAGAGGAGATTGAGTTGAAGCATGTTAGAACGAAAAATAAAGCTGCAGATTTGTTTACAAAAGGCTTGAGTGGCAACAAGTTCGAAAGCTTCTATCATCAGCTGGGCGAGGCAAACAAAGAAGAAGCTGATGTTGAGGGGGAGTATTAA